One Anopheles marshallii chromosome 3, idAnoMarsDA_429_01, whole genome shotgun sequence genomic region harbors:
- the LOC128711562 gene encoding guanine nucleotide-binding protein subunit beta-1, with product MNELEALRQEAETLKNAIRDARKAACDTSLVQATNNLEPIGRIQMRTRRTLRGHLAKIYAMHWGSDSRNLVSASQDGKLIVWDSHTTNKVHAIPLRSSWVMTCAYAPSGNFVACGGLDNICSIYNLKTREGNVRVSRELPGHTGYLSCCRFLDDNQIVTSSGDMSCGLWDIETGQQCTSFLGHTGDVMALSLSPQCRVFVSGACDASAKLWDIREGQCKQTFPGHESDINAVTFFPNGHAFATGSDDATCRLFDIRADQELAMYSHDNIICGITSVAFSKSGRLLLAGYDDFNCNVWDTLKAERAGILAGHDNRVSCLGVTENGMAVATGSWDSFLRVWN from the coding sequence ATGAACGAATTGGAGGCGCTACGACAGGAGGCGGAAACGCTGAAGAATGCGATCCGGGATGCGCGGAAGGCAGCGTGCGATACGTCGCTCGTCCAGGCGACAAACAATCTCGAACCGATCGGCCGGATACAGATGCGCACGAGACGCACCCTGCGGGGCCATCTGGCGAAGATCTACGCCATGCACTGGGGCAGCGACTCGCGGAACCTGGTGTCGGCGTCGCAGGACGGCAAGCTGATCGTGTGGGACTCGCACACCACCAACAAGGTGCACGCGATCCCGCTCCGCTCGTCCTGGGTGATGACGTGCGCGTATGCACCGTCGGGCAACTTTGTCGCCTGCGGCGGTCTGGACAACATCTGCTCGATCTACAATCTGAAGACGCGCGAGGGTAATGTGCGTGTGTCGCGCGAGCTTCCGGGGCACACGGGCTATCTGTCGTGCTGCCGGTTCCTGGACGACAACCAGATCGTGACCAGCTCGGGCGACATGTCCTGCGGGCTGTGGGACATTGAGACCGGTCAGCAGTGTACCTCGTTCCTTGGGCATACGGGCGATGTGATGGCACTGTCACTGTCACCGCAGTGCCGGGTGTTTGTGTCCGGTGCGTGCGACGCCTCGGCAAAGCTGTGGGACATCCGGGAGGGCCAGTGCAAGCAGACGTTCCCGGGGCACGAGAGCGATATCAATGCGGTCACCTTCTTCCCGAACGGACACGCGTTCGCGACGGGTTCGGACGATGCCACCTGTCGGCTGTTCGACATCCGGGCCGACCAGGAGCTGGCGATGTACTCGCACGACAACATCATCTGCGGCATCACGTCCGTGGCGTTCTCAAAGTCGGGCAGGTTGCTGTTGGCCGGGTACGATGACTTCAACTGTAACGTCTGGGACACGCTGAAGGCGGAACGGGCCGGCATCCTGGCCGGACACGACAACCGGGTGTCCTGCTTAGGAGTGACGGAGAACGGTATGGCCGTGGCGACCGGCTCCTGGGACTCGTTCCTGCGCGTGTGGAACTAA